Proteins co-encoded in one Campylobacter jejuni genomic window:
- a CDS encoding MetQ/NlpA family ABC transporter substrate-binding protein, translated as MNIKKIFLSVLFTISLSFGADKTIIIGATPTPYAEILNFSKPLFQEKGWRLIIKEFNDYNIPNIALNEKDLDANLYQHKPFLDDFNTHKGTNLSSLGAIVLVPMAIYSNSIKDIKDIPNGAKIAIPNDATNESRALDLLAKANLIEFKSQNTLKTPIDISKNPKNLKFIELKAAQLPRALNDTDLAVITTNYALGAGLNPLKDGIFIEDKDSLYAIVLATRKGEETSQKSLVIKEILTSDKIKNFIIEKYKGSVIPTF; from the coding sequence ATGAATATTAAAAAAATATTTTTAAGTGTTTTATTTACAATTAGCCTTAGTTTTGGAGCAGATAAAACCATAATCATAGGTGCAACACCAACGCCTTATGCTGAAATTTTAAATTTCTCCAAACCCTTATTTCAAGAAAAAGGTTGGAGGTTAATAATTAAGGAATTTAATGACTATAATATACCTAATATCGCTTTAAATGAAAAAGATTTAGATGCAAATTTATATCAGCATAAACCTTTTTTAGATGATTTTAATACCCACAAAGGAACAAATTTAAGTTCTTTAGGTGCTATTGTTTTAGTTCCTATGGCTATATATTCTAACTCCATAAAAGATATAAAAGACATTCCCAATGGTGCTAAAATCGCTATACCTAATGATGCTACCAATGAAAGCAGAGCCCTTGATTTGCTAGCTAAAGCAAATTTAATAGAGTTTAAAAGTCAAAACACCCTTAAAACCCCTATTGACATAAGTAAAAATCCAAAAAATCTTAAATTTATAGAGCTTAAAGCCGCACAACTTCCAAGAGCCCTAAATGATACTGATTTGGCTGTTATTACCACAAACTATGCTCTTGGAGCAGGTTTAAACCCTTTAAAAGATGGTATTTTTATAGAAGATAAAGACAGTTTATATGCTATTGTTTTAGCTACAAGAAAAGGTGAAGAAACAAGTCAAAAAAGTCTTGTTATTAAAGAAATTTTAACAAGCGATAAAATTAAAAATTTCATCATAGAAAAATACAAAGGCTCTGTTATTCCTACTTTTTAA
- a CDS encoding MetQ/NlpA family ABC transporter substrate-binding protein, with the protein MNLFKIIILACILNLSSLFAQNITIGATPNPFGSLLELMKDDFKNKGYELKIVEFSDYILPNRALEEKELDANLYQHKPFLEEYNLKKGSNLIATTPVLIAPVGVYSKKIKNLENLKEGARVAIPNDATNESRALELLEKAKLIELNKNTLKTPLDINKNPKKLKFIELKAAQLPRALDDVDIAIINSNFALGAGLNPSKDTIFREDKNSPYVNYVVVRSEDKNSEKTKVIDEILRSDKFKAIINEHYKDILIPAF; encoded by the coding sequence ATGAATTTATTTAAAATTATTATACTCGCTTGCATTCTAAATTTATCTAGTCTATTTGCACAAAACATTACTATAGGAGCCACTCCAAATCCTTTTGGCAGCTTACTAGAACTAATGAAAGATGATTTTAAAAACAAAGGGTATGAGCTTAAAATAGTAGAATTTTCAGACTATATTTTGCCCAATCGTGCATTAGAGGAAAAAGAGCTTGATGCAAATTTATATCAACACAAACCTTTTTTAGAAGAATACAACCTAAAGAAAGGTTCAAATTTAATTGCAACAACGCCCGTACTTATAGCTCCAGTAGGAGTTTATAGTAAAAAAATCAAAAATTTAGAAAATCTTAAAGAAGGTGCTAGAGTTGCTATACCTAATGATGCCACCAATGAAAGTAGAGCTTTAGAGCTTTTAGAGAAAGCAAAATTAATAGAGCTTAACAAAAATACTCTAAAAACCCCATTGGACATAAACAAAAATCCAAAAAAACTTAAATTTATAGAGCTTAAAGCCGCACAACTTCCAAGAGCTTTAGATGATGTTGATATTGCTATAATTAATTCTAATTTCGCACTTGGAGCCGGTCTGAATCCAAGTAAAGATACTATTTTTAGGGAAGATAAAAATAGCCCTTATGTAAATTATGTTGTGGTACGCTCAGAAGATAAAAATAGCGAAAAGACCAAAGTAATTGATGAAATTTTAAGAAGCGATAAATTTAAAGCCATCATTAATGAACATTATAAAGATATATTAATCCCAGCTTTTTAG
- a CDS encoding MetQ/NlpA family ABC transporter substrate-binding protein: MKIKSLFIASILTLSLNANALETITVAATPVPHAEILEQVKPDLEKQGYKLEIKEFTDYVLPNLAVDNGEADANFFQHTPYLEEFNKNKGTKLIKVAAIHIEPMAVYSKKYKSLDDIKEGVKIAIPNDPTNESRALDIIAKKGLVKFKDKALKTPLDIIDNPKKIKFVELKPAQLPRALNDVDFAVINSNYALSANLNPAKDSVFIEDKESPYANILVVRVGHENDPKIKALIQALQSDKIKQFIIEKYNGSVLPAF, translated from the coding sequence ATGAAAATCAAATCTTTATTTATAGCAAGTATTTTAACATTAAGTCTTAATGCAAATGCATTAGAAACCATCACAGTTGCAGCAACTCCCGTCCCTCATGCTGAAATCCTAGAACAAGTAAAACCTGATTTAGAAAAACAAGGTTATAAACTTGAAATCAAAGAATTTACAGATTATGTTTTACCTAATCTAGCTGTTGATAACGGAGAAGCCGATGCAAATTTTTTCCAACATACTCCTTATTTAGAAGAATTTAATAAAAACAAAGGCACCAAACTTATCAAAGTAGCTGCCATACACATAGAACCTATGGCTGTTTACTCCAAAAAATACAAAAGTCTAGATGATATTAAAGAAGGGGTTAAAATCGCCATTCCAAATGATCCAACCAATGAAAGTAGAGCTTTAGATATTATTGCAAAAAAAGGTTTGGTAAAATTTAAAGATAAGGCTTTAAAAACACCTCTTGATATTATAGACAATCCTAAAAAAATTAAATTTGTAGAATTAAAGCCCGCACAACTTCCAAGAGCTTTAAATGATGTTGATTTTGCTGTAATTAATTCCAACTACGCTCTCTCTGCAAATCTAAATCCTGCAAAAGATAGCGTATTTATCGAAGATAAAGAAAGCCCGTATGCAAACATTCTTGTTGTAAGAGTGGGACATGAAAACGATCCAAAAATCAAAGCCTTAATCCAAGCTCTACAAAGTGATAAAATCAAACAATTTATCATAGAAAAATACAACGGATCTGTTTTACCTGCTTTTTAA
- a CDS encoding methionine ABC transporter permease, which yields MNEENISIISAFFSRISQFFNEFSWQDIKEVSLSSITSFSENYENILKPALNETIYMSLMAVLFGFLLAIIPGILLAIWDKNGIKENKIAYSILDFITNILRAFPFLILIVVLLPLSKIIVGTSIGTNAAIVPLAIGIAPYLAKMLESAFKEIDKGIIEAAKSYGASNIQIIFKVIFSEALPAIISGITLTLIFTIGFSALAGTVGGGGLGDVAIRYGYERFNKEVMIQTVVILLILVQLVQILGNLFYTWAKNSKTTYIIATLLILLGVSIVINIKNDENFFWQAIVFILFLGSLLYKGFKK from the coding sequence CATCAGTGCTTTTTTTAGTAGAATTTCTCAATTTTTTAATGAATTTTCTTGGCAGGATATTAAAGAAGTGAGTTTAAGTTCTATTACAAGTTTCAGTGAAAATTATGAAAACATTTTAAAACCTGCACTTAATGAAACAATTTATATGAGTTTAATGGCTGTACTATTTGGATTTTTATTGGCTATCATTCCTGGAATTTTACTTGCTATTTGGGATAAAAATGGAATTAAAGAAAATAAAATCGCTTATAGTATTTTAGATTTTATTACCAATATATTACGCGCCTTTCCATTTTTAATTCTTATAGTTGTTCTTTTACCACTTTCTAAAATCATAGTAGGCACAAGCATAGGTACAAATGCTGCCATAGTTCCTTTAGCTATCGGAATAGCTCCTTATTTGGCAAAGATGCTTGAAAGCGCTTTTAAAGAAATAGACAAAGGAATCATAGAAGCAGCAAAAAGTTATGGTGCTAGCAATATTCAAATTATCTTCAAGGTTATCTTTAGTGAGGCCCTTCCTGCTATAATTAGCGGAATTACCCTAACTTTGATCTTTACCATTGGTTTTTCTGCTCTTGCTGGAACTGTCGGTGGTGGAGGTTTGGGAGATGTCGCTATTCGCTATGGTTATGAAAGATTTAACAAAGAAGTTATGATTCAAACTGTAGTTATTTTACTTATATTAGTTCAGTTAGTTCAAATTCTAGGTAATTTATTTTATACTTGGGCTAAAAATAGTAAAACTACATATATCATTGCCACTCTATTGATTTTACTTGGAGTTAGTATAGTTATCAATATAAAAAATGATGAAAATTTCTTTTGGCAAGCAATTGTTTTTATCCTATTTTTAGGAAGTTTACTTTATAAAGGTTTCAAAAAATAA